GGGATACTCCCGACTGGCCTCGTCCACCGACATTCCCATCGCGGCCGGCGAGGAGGAAAGCGAACGCCGCTCATTTATCGAGCTGATGGATCAAGGCAGGATCGACGTGGTGCAGGTGGATCTGACCCGGTGCGGCGGATTTACCGAAGCAGTCAAAATCGCCAGCCTGGCGGCCGACCGTGGCCTCCGTTGCGTCAACCACGGATTCACCACCTACATCAACGTCGCCGCCGCTCTCCACTTTCTGAATTCCATCCCCAACTCCTTCATCACCGAATTTGTCGTGGAGGAGGGCACACGGTTGCGGGATGAGATCACTCTGCAGCGATTCACGGCCCGGGACGGGACCCTGGCCATTCCCGAAGAGCCCGGGCTGGGAATCGACCTCGACCCGGAAGGCGTTGAGAAGTACCGGATCGCCTGATCTTCCGTCTCAGGTCGCAGCGGAAGTGGGGAGCTTTACCTGCTCCAGAAGTTCCTTGGCTTTTTCGACACAGGCCAGGGCATCCTTCCCATAGCCGTCGCACTTCATCTTGTGCGCCAGTTCCCGGCTCAGGGCGGCCCCACCGGCCATGGTCCGGACCTTTTCGCGCAAGCCGGCCTGTTCGAAGGCCCGATTGGTCGTTTCGATGTTTCTCATGGTGGTGGTGAGCAGCGCCGACATGCCAACCAGTTCGGCCTTGTGTTCGACCACCGCATCCACGAACTCCTGAGGCTTGGTGTCCACTCCCAGGTCGTGGACCGAGAATCCCGCGCCCGCAAGCATCATCCCGCAAAGGTTCTTGCCGATGTCGTGAAGGTCGCCCTGGACGGTGCCCATGATCACCGTGCCGATGGGTTCGATGCCCGACGCCGACAGAATCGGATCCAGGTGCTTCATTCCGGCCTTCATGGCCCTGGCGGCCACCAGGACCTCAGGCACGAAGATCACGTTGTCGCGGAATTTGACCCCCACCACCGACATGCCGGCGATCAATCCGTCGTCCAGAATGACGTTCGGATCGAATTCCCTGTCCAAGGCCTCCTTGGTCAAGCGGTCGGTCTGGTGGTGCTCGCCGACGATGACATAAAAGGCGATATCCTGCATCAAGGGGTCGGCCTTCTCCAGGACTCCCCGAATTCGACTGTTCTCTTCAGGGATGGTGACCCACTGCAGCTCTTCCTCCAGGCCATCGTTGACAATCGGCATTGAGAGTCCCTTCCTGGTTCAATTGGATTGGCGTGGCGATATCGGACCGTAACCTGCAGTTACGGCCGGCGTCGGACTGGCGTGCCGCCGTCTTAAGGCTTGCGCTCAATCGAGCGCAATAGGATATTTGCCGTATCTGAAAGTGGCCTCCAGCATGGCGGCGTAGTTGTCTATGGGCACGTATTCGGGGATGGAGTTGCCGGATGAAACACAGTAGCCGCCCCCGGGAGCCAGATCCCTGATTCGAGTGCGAACCTCGTCCTCAACTTCATCAGGAGTCCCCAGGGTCAAGGTGTATTGCAGGTCGATGTTGCCCAGCAAGGCGAGCCGGTCCCCATATTGCGCCTTGATTTCATTGATGTCGTGGGCCTGTGCTTCCACCGGGTGCCAG
This genomic stretch from Acidobacteriota bacterium harbors:
- a CDS encoding corrinoid protein, with product MPIVNDGLEEELQWVTIPEENSRIRGVLEKADPLMQDIAFYVIVGEHHQTDRLTKEALDREFDPNVILDDGLIAGMSVVGVKFRDNVIFVPEVLVAARAMKAGMKHLDPILSASGIEPIGTVIMGTVQGDLHDIGKNLCGMMLAGAGFSVHDLGVDTKPQEFVDAVVEHKAELVGMSALLTTTMRNIETTNRAFEQAGLREKVRTMAGGAALSRELAHKMKCDGYGKDALACVEKAKELLEQVKLPTSAAT